The genomic stretch AGGAGCGATGCGGAGAACAACACCAGCTTGGTGATCACGAAGTACATAACGGCCGCCACGATAAAGAACTCAAGTGTTCGGAACGACAGCGACTGCAACCTCTGGGTTGTACCGGACAACTCACTCATGCCCACAAGAATGCCCAGCGAACTCATCAGGATGGACCAGACGAACTGGTTGGTCATCGGGTGATAAATGCGTCGGAGCATCTGCGGGAGGATGATATACCGGTAGGTCTGGAGGCTGGTCATTCCAAGGGATTTGGAAGCGCTGTACTGGGTAACGGGAATAGACTGGAATCCTCCGCGGAAGGTCTCGGTGAGGTATCCCGCGTTGATGAAGACCAGTGCGCTCAATACCGCAACATAGGGACTGAGGTGAATGCCCAGCGCCCCGAGGCCAAAATAGGCCATGTAAATCTGAAACAGTGCCGGGGTGTTCCTGGCAATCTCGACCCACACCGTTGCGACATAACAGAAAGGCTTGCTGTTGTTCATTTTGGCGATCGCCAACAGTATGGCGATAACAATACCCAGCAGCATGGCAAGCACCGAGACGTGCAGGGTAACAAAGGCACCATTCAGCAACTGGGGTAGCTTCTGGAACACAACGTTCCAGTGAAATTCGTAATCCATACCTTGACCATTTTATGAATGGAAGGAAACTCCACTACTCCATCGGCGGGCGCAGTGATCAGAATTTACAGCCAGGACACATGCGGGATTGCCCCACGCCTGGAAATCGGGCCAGGGCGACCACCGTTCCGACAGCCGCCCGTCCACCGTTTACTTGTTGGCTCTCAGTGTCTCGATGAGCTCGGCCGGCACATCGCCACCAAAGTGTTTGTTATAGGCTTCGTTCATGTTGCCATCGCGAATCTGGTGCACCAGGAACAGGTTCAGGTAGTTGATCCAGGCGAGTTCATCTCTCTTGGCAATGATTCCCACAACGTCATCATAGTTGGGCACAAAGGGGCCTGCCTCGAAATCCTTGAATTCCTTGCTTCGGAGCTTTGTCGCAATATTCGCGTTGGTTGAAATGATGGCATCGACCTTGCCCTGATAAAGTCCCAGGAAGCCATCGTTCTCAGAGGCAAAAGAGGTGTAGTTGTCCCGACCCCAGCCCATTTTATCGGCGTAGGCCAGATATTCGGTTTCGTAGGTGGTACCGAGAGCGGCGCCGACCTTCAGGTTTTTCAGGTCATCGAAGGAGTCGATATTCTTGTCTTCGCGGGCAATGACCTGGAACTTGAACACAAAGTACGGATAAGTGAAACCAACTGTCTTGGCACGTTCCAGGGTGTCGGAAGTAGAACCGATAACCACATCGGTCTTGCCGGAGATCAGGGACGGAATGCGATCACCCCAGGTGAGGTTGACAACATTGACGTCTACGCCGAGAACCTCGGCAAGGTCTTTGCAGTAGTCAACATCGAAACCGGCCGGTTCGTTATTTTCATCAAAGTACCCCATGGGGGGGAAGTCCAGAACGACACCGCAGTTCAGCGTGCCTCGTTGGATGACGGTATCAAGTTGATCGGCGTTTGCGTTCACGGACGTGAGCGTCGCACAGGCAAGTACCAGCGTTGCAAGTTTACGAATCATAGTTATTCTCACTTGTTCTTTCGTGGGCCTTTATTTGAGTTATCAATATGCTTACACACCACGCAGTATGTGCAAAAAGCATACGTATAAAATACTACCGTAGATTTTTTAGTGAAAATTCTTGAAGTTTGCCTTTCAGTAGGTAAATTTCCTAAATTATCGAAATTTAACCGGGCTTTATAAGTTGAAAACTCCAGATGCCGGTCAGATGTTCAAGAAAAGACCTCTCATTGCTGGGATAACCAGCTAATTTAATAGTCTTTTTTACCTCCACCTCGTAAAAGGCTAATTCATTACGGTTCCCGGGCTTCAGACGCAACAAACCCCCGCCGGTGAGCGAGGGTTTGTCAGCTATCAACCAGGGCTCCTACTGGAGCCCTGGGACTTTTCAGGCCTTATGAAGCCATTACCCTAGCGGGTGATGTGCTGGTACTCGCCGGCATCAGACGTCGCCAGGCTCACTACCATGATGGCAATCCAGGAAGCAATGAAGCCTGGAATGATTTCATACACGCCCGGGCCACCCATGAACTCGGAACTCCAGCCCATTGAAATCCAGACGATGACGGTGAGAGCACCCACAACCATGCCCGCGATGGCGCCGGCACCATTGGCACGCGGCCACATCAGCGAAAGAATGATCAGCGGGCCGAATGCCGCACCAAAGCCCGCCCAGGCGTTACTGACCAGACCCAGAACCTTGGAGGTCGGATCGGAAGCAATCACGGCGGCAACCAGACCTACCAGTACCACACACACCCGACCGATATTGACACATTCACGATCTGAGGCTTCCTTGCGAAGGAAGAGACGATAGAAATCTTCGGTGAGTGACGACGAGGACACCAGCAACTGACTGGAGATAGTGCTCATGACCGCTGCCAGCAAGGCCGCATAGAGGAAGCCGGTGATCAGCGGATGGAACAGCAACTCGGAGAGAATGATGAAGATGGTTTCCGGATCCTCAACGTTCAGGCCGTTACGCACCGCGTAAGCGCGGCCGAAAATGCCCAGGGCGATAGCGCCAATCAGGGAAATACCCATCCAGCCCATACCGATATTCCGGGCAACAGGAACGTCTTTCAGGGTTCGGATAGCCATGAACCGAACGATAATATGTGGTTGGCCAAAGTAGCCAAGGCCCCAGGTAACCGCGGACAACCAACCGATAAAGGTGAGTCCCTCGGTCCAGGACAACAACGTGGGATCCACTTCATTGAGTGTCTGAGTGGCCTGGGCATAGCCACCGCCACCCTCGCCAAACAGCACTACAAGAGGCATGATCACCAACGCAATCATCATGATGCAGCCCTGAACAAAATCGGTCATGCTCACGGCCAGAAACCCACCGACAACGGTGTACGCCAGAACCACGCCCAGTGTGATCACCACACCCGCCCCGTAGTCACTAAGGCCGCCGAAATTGAAAAGGCCGGCAAATGCACTCTCAAACAGCTTGCCGCCGGCAACCAGACCGGACGCGGTATAGACGGCGAAAAAGATAACGATGACGATCGCGGATACGGTCCTCAGAGACAATGCCTGGGTCGGGAAGCGATTTGCCAGGAAAGAAGGGATGGTAATGGCGTTGCCGTAATGCACCGTTTGTTCCCGGAGCCTGGGAGCAACGAGCACCCAGTTGAAAAAGGCACCCACGAACAGGCCGATACCAATCCAGGCGGAAGCCAGACCGGAAACGTACAGCGCCCCCGGGAGGCCCAGAAGCAACCATCCACTCATGTCCGAAGCGCCCGCAGAGAGGGCTGCCACTTTTGGACTGAGAGCTCGCCCGCCCAGCATATAGTCTTCAGACGACGAGGTAGATCTGCGCATTGCAAAGATGCCGATGGCAATCATGAGCGCAAAATATAGAAACAGACTGATCCAAACACCAATAGCCATAAGGCTCCTCCGGTTTAATGAGTCGGATTAGATCCGCTCGCGATGCACAAAGCCGGTCTTTCGCCAGCTCGTTGTGCCGTTCTTCTTGTCTCCCCCGAAATCCGGCCTGACTGAAGCAAGCCAACCCGCTGTGCAGCCACTCCCTGACTATAGTTGACCACTCAACGATTTCGACAGCGCCCGTGCCAGGCGGGCCCGAGACGCCATACGTTAGTATTACTACGGACCTCAGGCTTACGAAATCCTACGATTCTTTTACAGAATCCTACGGTACTGCCGCAAACCCCGATCAATTCAGGCCACAGCCGCCCGGACTTGAAGCCTGGAGGGTGTCGTGCCCTTGTACTTCCGCAACGCGTTGGTCAATGCACTCTGGGAAGAAAAGCCGGTGCGATAGCTGATTTCAGAGACTGAGAGGCTGGTCGAGGCAAGCAATTCGGCGGCCCGATCCAGGCGGGTCCTCAGCAGAAACTGATGAGGCGTTATACCAGCGGCTTCCCTGAAGACCTCGTGGAACCGGCTGACGCTCAGGCATGCTTCACCGGCCATATCCTCAACGGTAATTTTTCGGTGCAGATTGCTGAAGATATAGCGTCTGATCGCTTCAGGACTGACGCTGTAACGATTTGAAGTTTCTGCTTTGCGGTCCGTCATCCGGTCCGCCATGCAGTACAGGATGCTTGCAGCCAGATGCTGCTGAAGCGTGTGATTATCGGGTGCGCGATCAAACTCGCCCGCAGCAAACTGGACAAGCCCCTGCAAGCGATTGTCCATCTGCAGGGTCCGGGGCCTCTCGAAAATTCGCATCATGCGCTCGTAGTCGGCGTGCGCGGGGGTATTGAATGCGGGCGTCAAAGGGTCGAGATTAATGACCAGAACATGATTTTTATCATCGCCACAATAATCATGGCTGGCTTCCGTTGGAACGAAACAGGCCTTCCAGGTGTCGAGCCAGGACCCGGTCCCGTCGACGCTCAGTTCAGCTTCTCCACGCACTCCAACAACAATCTGATGGTGTTCATGCTTGTGCTGATGAGCCGCCGTTGGAAGCTTCAGAAGTTTCGATTGGAGCATTAATACTGCCGACTTTTAATTGAGAATGTACATCAAGTAAAGCAGATCATTACAAAAACTGCACGAATGCGGGAGGAATCGTGGCGAATCACGGCGAAATTCAGAGCGATGCTGACATCTTGAACAGGCGTGCCAGCACTCGACTGACACCATCGGATACCTCTTCCAGCGAGCGCGCCGCATCAATCACATGATACCGGGAAGGCAGCGCCGCCGCCCTTGCCAGATAGACGTCCCGGATTCGTTGGAAAAATTCGAGATCTTCCTGCTCGAAACGGTCCAGCTCACCCCGCTTTTGCGCTCTGGCCATTCCCGTTGCAACCGGCGCATCGAGAAGAATAACGTGGTCTGGCCGTACCTCACCCTGAACCAGGGTTTCCAGAAGGGCAATCCGTTGAGCCGAGACGCCCCGGCCCCCGCCCTGATAAGCAAAGGTCGCGTCGGTAAAGCGGTCACACAACACCCATTTGCCTGCATTCAGAGCCGGCAGAATGCGGTTGTACAGGTGCTGCGCCCGCGCTGCAAACATCAGGAGAAGCTCTGTGGTTTCGTGTACCGGCTCCTCCCTGGGCGACAGCAACAGCTCGCGAATGGCCTCTGCCATGGGCGTCCCGCCGGGTTCCCTTGTGACAATGAAATCGACACCCAAACCCTCGAGGGTTCTCGCCGCATTGGCGAGTTGCGTCGACTTACCAACCCCCTCGGTGCCCTCAAAGGTAATGAATTGCCCCTGGCGGCTCATTCTGCGCCCTCGCCATTGCTCGGTGAGGCCTCTTCCGGAGCCGGAGACGACCGGTAATCGTTGCGACGGTTCAGCTGAAACTCCCGCACCGCCTTCTGGTGTTCGTCGAGCGTGCTGGAAAACTTGTGCGAACCATCCCCCCGGGCCACGAAATAGAGCGCATTGCCATTATCCGGGTGCAGCGCTGCATGTATCGAATCTCGGCCCGGCAAAGCAATCGGCGTGGGTGGCAGGCCATCAATCCGGTAGGTGTTATAGGGCGTGTGGGTAAGAAGATCTTTCCGGCTGATGCCGCCGTCGTAACTCTCCCCCATTCCGTAAATAACGGTAGGGTCGGTCTGTAGCCGCATACCCTTCTCCAAACGGCGAACAAACACACCCGCCACCTGGTCCCGTTCACCCGGCGCCCCGGTTTCCCGTTCCACGATAGACGCCATGATC from Marinobacter subterrani encodes the following:
- the putP gene encoding sodium/proline symporter PutP, yielding MAIGVWISLFLYFALMIAIGIFAMRRSTSSSEDYMLGGRALSPKVAALSAGASDMSGWLLLGLPGALYVSGLASAWIGIGLFVGAFFNWVLVAPRLREQTVHYGNAITIPSFLANRFPTQALSLRTVSAIVIVIFFAVYTASGLVAGGKLFESAFAGLFNFGGLSDYGAGVVITLGVVLAYTVVGGFLAVSMTDFVQGCIMMIALVIMPLVVLFGEGGGGYAQATQTLNEVDPTLLSWTEGLTFIGWLSAVTWGLGYFGQPHIIVRFMAIRTLKDVPVARNIGMGWMGISLIGAIALGIFGRAYAVRNGLNVEDPETIFIILSELLFHPLITGFLYAALLAAVMSTISSQLLVSSSSLTEDFYRLFLRKEASDRECVNIGRVCVVLVGLVAAVIASDPTSKVLGLVSNAWAGFGAAFGPLIILSLMWPRANGAGAIAGMVVGALTVIVWISMGWSSEFMGGPGVYEIIPGFIASWIAIMVVSLATSDAGEYQHITR
- the tmk gene encoding dTMP kinase → MSRQGQFITFEGTEGVGKSTQLANAARTLEGLGVDFIVTREPGGTPMAEAIRELLLSPREEPVHETTELLLMFAARAQHLYNRILPALNAGKWVLCDRFTDATFAYQGGGRGVSAQRIALLETLVQGEVRPDHVILLDAPVATGMARAQKRGELDRFEQEDLEFFQRIRDVYLARAAALPSRYHVIDAARSLEEVSDGVSRVLARLFKMSASL
- a CDS encoding amino acid ABC transporter permease, whose amino-acid sequence is MDYEFHWNVVFQKLPQLLNGAFVTLHVSVLAMLLGIVIAILLAIAKMNNSKPFCYVATVWVEIARNTPALFQIYMAYFGLGALGIHLSPYVAVLSALVFINAGYLTETFRGGFQSIPVTQYSASKSLGMTSLQTYRYIILPQMLRRIYHPMTNQFVWSILMSSLGILVGMSELSGTTQRLQSLSFRTLEFFIVAAVMYFVITKLVLFSASLLSRRLFKGEI
- a CDS encoding transporter substrate-binding domain-containing protein yields the protein MIRKLATLVLACATLTSVNANADQLDTVIQRGTLNCGVVLDFPPMGYFDENNEPAGFDVDYCKDLAEVLGVDVNVVNLTWGDRIPSLISGKTDVVIGSTSDTLERAKTVGFTYPYFVFKFQVIAREDKNIDSFDDLKNLKVGAALGTTYETEYLAYADKMGWGRDNYTSFASENDGFLGLYQGKVDAIISTNANIATKLRSKEFKDFEAGPFVPNYDDVVGIIAKRDELAWINYLNLFLVHQIRDGNMNEAYNKHFGGDVPAELIETLRANK
- a CDS encoding AraC family transcriptional regulator, producing MLQSKLLKLPTAAHQHKHEHHQIVVGVRGEAELSVDGTGSWLDTWKACFVPTEASHDYCGDDKNHVLVINLDPLTPAFNTPAHADYERMMRIFERPRTLQMDNRLQGLVQFAAGEFDRAPDNHTLQQHLAASILYCMADRMTDRKAETSNRYSVSPEAIRRYIFSNLHRKITVEDMAGEACLSVSRFHEVFREAAGITPHQFLLRTRLDRAAELLASTSLSVSEISYRTGFSSQSALTNALRKYKGTTPSRLQVRAAVA